CCCTGGGTTTGCCAACACTCTGTGACCTATTTCCATCACCATAGCGGTGCCTCACTAGACAAACACAGCCACCACATAAACAGGAGCACAGCGCTTGCTTGgcacctcagaaaacaaaaggcacaCGATTCAGCAAAGCAGAGACAGTTTTTAAAGCTCAGAACACTGGTGAGCTGTTTGCCTAGAGGAGCTGAAGAGGAAAGTGTTTGACaaattacaaaagaaatcaaagtagaaGCAGATGGTGTTTGTAGGCACAGAAGAAATATTCCAGTTTGTTTTACAAacagtaaaataataatgataaaaattatgttttatattttggtcttttaaataatttttttttaatacaaagaggtttatttgaaggaagggaagaggggaggagttAGAGCCTGAGTGAGCcgtgagggcagagagagacagagacagaaagagagaagaactGGGGGAGTAAGAGAGGTGATTTATTTCTTAATCACCTACTCCAGTTAGGTTTAGGTCAGATTGTGCTGAGCACTGTTGGCAGGTAGACACTGGTCACGGGGTTCACACACTTTGCCTTTCTGAGGCTTTTCCCGTAGTTGCTCGCATAGGGCTACTCTGTGTCCATCCTTGCTTAGCGAGGCCCACGGGCTGCTCAGGTGCTGCTGGGACACTGCTGACCTGTTTCGGCACCAGTCCTGTCAGTTCTTTTCCTCAGTTCaatgtttatcttttttcctcCTAGGAATCCAAAAATCCTTGTGGAATGCCTCACCCCTGACTTCCGGGGAGATCTGGGATCAGTGGAGAAGGTGGCTCTGTCAGGGCTAGATGTGTATGCACACAACGTAGAGACTGTTCCAGAGCTACAAAGGTGATTGCACGTTAGAGGGCCGCAGCATGCTGGGACCCTCAGTGTGCAGGGACTGTGCAGTGGGCTTGTGCAAAGacagcccctccctgcctttccctgtccccttcctgtcctgcttctcccattctgtccttccttcatGAAAAATCAGAACGAGCCACCAAAATGAGTGGCCCGGGCTAGAGGGATGGCCCACTGACTAATCACCCacatgctcttgcagagaactggagttcagttcctggcactcactcggtcacctgtgactccagctccagggtggcCCAGTGCCTCTGGGGTCCACTGAGACCTGCACTTACATGCACCGCCCcccaccacacgcacacacatgcccccataatttcaaagaaaagtatttttattgtttatttgtttggggggaggtgttgagacagggtttctctatgtagacttgactgtcctggactcactttgtagaccaggctggcctcgaactcacagagatccacctgcctctgcctcctgagtgctgggattaaaggcgtgtgccaccatgcctggttggaaaagtctttttttaaaaatgtacaaacatCACTTATGGTGTTTCTAGGCAATAATGTCAGTTACTATCACTTTAGTCTTGTGTGTATACCTGTAAATGTATATGCTAATGTGGTAAGAACtgaaaatgttttggtttttgggtttttggttttttttgagacaaggtttctctgtgtagccttgggtgtcctgttctctttgtagaccaggctggcctcgaactcacagcaatccgcctgcctctgcctcccaagtgctgggattaaaggcgtgcgccaccacgcccaattgttgaagatgttttaatGACACATAAtgaacatcttttctgtcttctaaAGGCAGTATCATTGCAGAtgctttgatgtgtgtgtgtgtgtgtgtgtgtgtgtgtgagagcacgtgcatgcgtgcatgtgcaagTATGTTTCCCCAAAGAATACTCAAATGGAAAATGATGTAGCAGAAAAACTGCTGTTTTAaatctcctaaaaaaaaaaaaagtccaagagtAATACTGCACACCCTTAATTCTAGCACAcaaggaggcagatggatctctgagttcaaggtcagcttgtcCTACAtttcaagttctaggccagctagggctgtacaatgagaccctatctcaaaacacaaaccaaacacctcccccacacactcatgcacaaggAAGTACACACGATGTTTTATTCTCCCTACTATTTTAGTGGTTAGGAATTATTAAGAACTGCTACTCCACAAAGCAAGTATATTCAGATTCCAGAAAGATTACTGGTATTCTAGCTGCAGACAAACAAGAGTAATAATTTGCTTTAACTTTATCAAGTATTTGGCTGTTATTTTATTAGCCATTTTTCTGTATCACAAACCAACAAGAAGTTACAGTGAATGCTACCAAGCACATGGGTCCTGGATTGTAAACACTGCAGAGCTTCAGTACAGTGAGGAAGTGCTTTGTAACAAATACCTagggcctggcaagatggctcagtgggtgaaggcgcCTGCTGGTAAGCCTGACGGtgtgagttcagtccctggaacccgcTGGTAAGCCTGACAgcgtgagttcaatccctggaacccgcGTGGTGGAAGAGGGAGCTAGTTCTAGCAAGCTGTCTGACACCACAGGTGCCATTGTGGGtgtttgcacacatacacatgcagagtaaacaataaaacaaatgtttgaaGTATAACTTAAgtgtagtggcacacagctgGCACCCTggccagcacacatgtgcacccatgtaCACGTCAGGAGGCTGAGACGAGGGTTCCAGGGTCAAGGCCAACATGGCTAGCATGAGTGGCTCGCCGAGTGTTAGCTTTCTATAGTGCCAGTTTTAtggagggttttttattttgttttgtttctcaagactgggtttctctgtgtagccttggctgtcctgtaactctctttgtagaccagactgtcctggaactcagaaattcacctgcctctgcctcctagtgcagCACCATGCCGAGCTGGagggtgttttatttttctgctgtttttaaatttacatttgtgtgtgtgtgcatgcaagcacgTACTATAAgttcactatgagtttgaggccacacactgtctcaaaaaacaacataacaaaacaaaactacagaacGCAAGGCTGCATTAGAATCGGGTTAGACGCTGATCTCACATAAGTTACTTCAGTGCTTTGCTTTCCCCCCATCCAAGCCACAGGGGTTTGGCCATTGTTGAAGGGCAGCACCCAGCCCGTGCAAACCCTGTGGTAATTTTGCCAGTAGTGGGCGCCAGTCTCCTAGTTTCACTTCAGAAACATTATCCTTCCAGTGAAAATTCCAGAATGCCTTTCCTCCGAGCCTGCAGTGTTACTActagccagcagagggcagttcAACCTGCAGGAAAGAAATGTGCATAAAAGTTTCAACCCCCACCAAGTGAGCGGTCAGGTAGGTTTTGTCCTTAGAGAGGGGGTGGACTGTCTTCTGCCCAGTTTCTTTTCTCACTAGAATCATTATACTTTTGAGCTTTAGAGTTGTAATTTCTCAGGGTATAAATCGAGTGACTTCTAGTCCTATTCTCCCTGTCCTAGGCTTGAGGCCTGAAAAGTTGACAGACTAGGAAGCCCAGTGAGGCCTCGTTTGCTTTCCTGAGTAACTAACCTCTGCACAGTGTACCGTTGACCCACATGCTCAGTAACTGTGCATTTTATGATCTAgagcagcggctctcaaccttcctaacgctgtgaccctttaatacagttcctcatgctgtggtgaccccaaccataaagtcatttctcatttttattgctactttgtaactgtaattttactgctGTTGTGAAcagtaatttaaatatttgtgttttcctgtggtcttaggagacccctgtggaaggttgagaaccactttctAGAACGTGCTTTCTGGTCTTATAGCTTGCTTGCATAACTGTGTACTCGTTGAACTTGCTTTGTCACTGAGAATCACCCTGTTTCCCAGGAAAGTCCGTGATGCCCGGGCCAATTTTGACCAGTCTCTTCGTGTATTGAAGCACGCCAAGGAGGTCCAGCCGGATGTTGTTTCCAAAACATCAATAATGCTGGGCCTGGGTGAGACTGACGAGCAAGTCCATGCCACGATGAAAGGTAAAGCAGCTGGGAACCAGAAACCCCTTCCGTTTACCCTCAGTGCTAGCAGGGCCTCCAATGTATGCTTCCTCCTGTGTCTTCAGTGCAGATGACAGTGAGAACAAAGGTCTGGAGCCGCAGGTGTAGCCAGTGGTGGTGGCCCAGTCTCCGTGCCTAGCACCAGATAGGACATGTCACAAACAGCATGCAAAGGAAAAGCCGCCTTGGTTAGATCATCATGGAGTGCTGCACATGGCGCTCATGATAGCTTTCCATCCTCCGTTCCAGTGAAGACGGTCTCTCATCCCTCTTCTCTGTCTATCCTTGGGTGGTTCTGAGAGCCAGTAGGCACCAGGCGCTGATGGATACAGGAGAGACTGAAGCAACCTGGGGTGCTTGCCTACCGAGTACAGCTGAGAGACTCTGATGGCCCAGAGGTCAAGTCACACCTGAGAACATAGCCCGCTCGCCCACCAAGCAAAGCCAACACTGTGCTCGCATTAGGATAGTTGTTCCttcaccttgtttgtttgttggatggttttttgggttttttgaagcaaagtttctttgtgtagtcttggctaccctggactcaactttgtagaccaagctggcctcgaactcatagctatctgtctgcctccgcctctgaGCCATCAGCTGGCATgggccaattcaagccaaattaaagaataaaggcaggtgccgggtggtggtggcgcacgcctaatcccagcagtcgggaggcaaaggcaggtgtatctccgtgagttcgaggccagcctggtctacaaagagagtccaggacagccaaggctacacagagagaccctgtctcaaccaccatacacccccccccccaaaaagacatGCACCATCTTGTCCAGCCCTCTATCGTGGGGACCATTGCTGTGTTTCCGATTCTCTTCAGAATCTGTGCTCAGTCAAAACAGCAGTTTTGAATAACTGGGTTTTCTCCTATCTTGTATTGCCTGGGATGACAGCTGTAGCCCACAGTTTGCAAGCACTCCTCACAGGACCTGTCCTTACATCTGTAATTGTAACTCAGGTACCTGTTAGTAgactctgctttttctctttttagcacTGCGTGCAGCTGACGTGGACTGTTTAACTCTAGGGCAGTATATGCAGCCAACAAAGCGCCACCTAAAGGTACACATGTCaccaaataatttctttctttctttctccccccgccccccggattttttttttcctactttttttattaattttttcttgttacatggTTATCCCACCAAATAATTTCTTAGTAATTTAAAGTAAATCTTCATTGTCCACGAGTAAAATAAGAAACCATCAGCTTTTTAGGTTAttgtcctgtgccaatgtgtgAGTTTCCGTCTTGTTGCTACATGAAGCAGCGAGCCTGGTGCTTCCTGCTGCCCAGACTGTTCAAGTCAAGTGAGCATACAGAAAACGTTAAAGTTGAGACTGTGCTAATGACCTTGGTGATCCTATGATTATCCACTTGAGAAAATTGTGTTGAGTAAGACCATGTGCCAATAGCACACTCAGACtgctgctcagtggtagagcacttgcctagcatgtgaggccctaggttcaaccccTGGTActgtcaaagaaacaaaacaaaatgtgccaGGTGCAGAGCTAAACTCAACATTCAAGGTTAATTAGTTTTGTCCTCAGGCACCTTATAATGGGTGACAGTAAAGTGCTTGCAaactgggttcaagtcccagaaccttttttaaagccaggcatggtggagtatGTTTATAGTCCCAGCACAGGGAAGACAGACTGGGTAGATTCCTGGGCTTGCTGACCAGGTGGCCTGACCCGCTTGAGGGGCCTCGCAGAAAAAGAAGGTGGAGAAGGCGCAAGGGATGACGTCAAGGTCTTTACCCTTTGAAACAGCTAATGCAGTACAAAGCGGTGGCCTCCTCGCTGAGGCCTCTGTGGCCCTGCTCTGGTGGAGTCCAACAAATGACCAGCATGTAAAGATGGGGGACGGGCAATGGTGAGCCATTCTGAGCACGTGGGTATAGACTTCACCGAGTCAGAATCACTAAGAGTTTGGAGTGTGGTCTGAAGTGATTGTTTACATCAAGGTTGAAGAATATGTTACTCCTGAGAAGTTCAAATACTGGGAAAAAGTAGGAAATGAACTTGGATTTCATTATACGGCAAGTGGCCCTTTGGTGCGGTCTTCGTATAAAGCAGGTAAGTTTGACTGCAGGGGGTGGTTCTGGTGAGGCCGTTGATTTCCTGCACTTGTGTTCCACCCCAAAGCACCAAAGCTCTAAAGCACATTTCAGTGGCTGCGGTTGTCTCTTCCCGGGGAAGAAAAGGCTTTCTTCCTAACATGCCTTTCATAGCTTGCTCCACAGggccctttttgttgttgttaatcaaCATGCATTTATtgattatgtacacagtgctctgcctgcatgtacacccgcacaccagcagagggcgccagatctcatcacagatggttgtgaaccgccatgtggttgctgggaattgaactcaggacctctggaagagcaggtggcgcccttaacctctgagccatctctccagcccgctctGTAGGGTCTTAAAGAAGCTTCCCTTCAGCTCCATGTACTTCTTGTCCACATCCCTTGCTGGTCTTGgtatctcagccatttgacaAGACCGCAGTAATTTGCATAGTCAGCTATTCCATGCGTGGCTTTCAGTAGCAGAGCTTCTAGAAATAACCAAGCATATAGAACATGTGATATGATTTGCTGGGAATTGTATATTCATTTGACAATGGTGCCAGCTGCATCTCCATGCTGCCAATTCCAGATCAGTGTAAGCATTGAAAGCCTATAGCATTGCTTCTTATACAATTAACCTCCTTGTTAATCCCCTTGACATAAAAGAGGAAACTGTAAAATCACTTTTTTCCCTAAATGTTTAGTGGTTTTACTAGCTtaacataatttttcatttttagtatgtAGCTCTTGCTTTAGTCAATTGACTGAACCATGAACACAAAGGCATTTTCCAAGGTATTAAGAAGTCATTTGGAGTCaggcgaggtggtgcacacctttaatcccagcactttggaggcagaggcaggcggatcgctgtgagttcgaggccagcctgggctacaaagagagtttcaggacagccaaggctacacagagaaactgtctcaaaagaacaaaagattGAGTTCTGGTGTGTAGCACATTGGACCTGTCTGGTGCTGTAGGTTCTGCCTCTGCTAGATTTAGGTGAAGGACTGAGCGGGACAGACAAGAGGCTCTGGATCCTTGGAGATCCTGCTTGTAAGAGGACGGAGAGGAGCTGCCCTGACTCCTCCTGAATCAGGCCTGCAGTTCTGCAGCGGGAAGCAGCGTGCTCATCGAGGCTGTGCCAAATGGAGCCTAGTGGGCTGGAAGGGGGTGTGCTCCTCAGGACAGCTAGCATGCTGCTCAGGCTCCCTCACATGGGGACAGGAGCCCATTATAGAAGGCGAGCTCTGACTTCCCTGGAGGGAAATGGAGTGAGAGATTCCATCAGGCAAATGCTCGGCTGCAATGAGCTCTGCTTTGTAAACATCTGATCTGGGCTGATGCTGGGCAGAACTGTTCTCTGAAACAGCAGCTGCAGTTGTCAGCGGTGAGAGATGGTCAGCCCTCCCAGTGCGCTGACCGTGCAGAAGCAGGCCCTCAGGCTCGGTAGGTGTATCGAGTAACTTGGGGATTGAAAGGAACAATAGTTGGGGGGAGATGAAACAGTTCTTCTTGGTCCCCAAGTAGCTgttacagagagaggaaagggaagaggggaatGTGGTAATAtagtaaaatctaaaaaaaaaaaaatgaaaccaaaacagtATGAGAAGTGCCAATGATAAGGAATCCTTAGATGATAAATAGTGCCCGTGAGCTCTGAGGAGGGCAGTGCCAGCAGGTAAAAGCCTCCCCTGTGAGGCAGGGTTCTGAAACAGTGGCTTGTTGCTTACTTGAGAATGGTACTAATATAGTCTTATTTTTCCTAAATAGGCGAATTTTTCCTGAAAAATCTAGtggctaaaagaaaaacaaaagcgtCTAAAACTTAGTCAAGACCTTCAAGATCACAGGAGCTTTAAGATTTTGCTTCCAGTTGGTAGGAGAGTGATGCCAGCCTCTCAGGATGCCTGGGCGCGCACACCAGTGCTGTTTTGTCTGAAATGTCTGGTGTCtgatccatgcatccatccatacAATACCtgagtaaaaccctgtctcagaaaaacaaagaaagaaagaaaagaaaaagaaagaaaaaaggaaaaaaaagaagaagaaaatgtctgtAAGCTACACATACTTAATGACAATTCATTTGACTTCCACCTTCGCTGTCCTTGCTTGTGATGTGGTCATACAACACTTTGAATGGTTTATAGTTACCATTGTAACTGAAATATGTATTGACAACATTTAGAAGATCTTATAAATCATAGTAACCTAAAtgttagggctttttttttttttttagtgtgtgtatgtgtgtttgtgtgtgtgtgtgtgtacacacatgtgcctgtggaggccacaagtaggggtgtgtgtgtgtacacacatgtgcctgtggaggccacaagtaggggtgtgtgtgtgtacaaacatgtgcctgtggaggccataagcaggggtgtgtgtgtgtgtgtgtggtgtgtgtggtgtgtgtgtgtgtacacacatgtgcctgtgggGGCCACAAGCAGATGTTCTGGAACCAGAGCTAGAAGAGCAGGCACgcgtgcacctacacacacagggACTCCATGACACATAATAAAGACCTGCACCAATCATGTTGGTCAGCGTTACAGCTCAGAGTGAGGAAGCGCTCAGAGGAAGCGCTCACAAGCTCCGCAGCTGAGGAGCTCTGACAGTTGCTGGAGAGGAGAGTCAGTGGGCTCCATAGGGTGGCCAGGCcccagagcagtggtcctcaaccctCTGATCAGCTCCTCACGGGCGACCCACAAACACAGTGACTTTGCTGCTACTTTGTAACTATCACTTTGCTACTGTTTGAATCATAATGCTcctaacaactgagccatcattccagtcCACAGAGATTCTTAGGATACATgctgggctggcaggatggctcagggaGTGAAGGTACCACAACTAAGCATGGCCATGGTTAACCACCAGGACTCACCCCAACTGTGAAATGACACAACAGACACCCCAGAGtttcttctgacctacacacacacgtaacaaatattttgaaaaggcCTGTGATAGCTGAGTGAGTGAAGAtgtttgctgccaaacctgaccacctgagttcgaagccaggactcacatggaaggagagaactgaccacTCTGttagttttcctctgacctctgcccatATGGTTTGACATATACACACCCCACATCccctccaaataaataaattacacaaaGAAGATACATGTAACTTGGAAATTCTTTTAGTTTACACATGtgattttattagttttcttgattaatggaaaaaaattataattgtaatagaaatttaaaaaatcaaaataaaggaaacaaacttTTTTTGATTCATAGGGTGCAGAAGTAATAATGACAAACactaagaaacaacaaaacacatcATACTACTGACTTTCTCCtccggttaaaaaaaaaaaaatagcaaaaagagaaaactgtTCAAGGTAAGCATGGAAGGAAATGCAGAGTGATgatcttttgggaaaaaaaaaaaaacaactaaaaccaCTAATGAcatatttcattaaaacaaaaggcCAGAGAACTTTAACCAGTCCATACATCTTAGCACAGTGATTTCATGGCTTTAAAATCCCATTTAATgataagcaaacaaaccaacgCACAGGAAAACGAGACTGCCGTTTCCTTGTATTCTTATTAAAATGTCATCTGTGGACAATTTGCTAAAAAGTGTTCaaagtttcatttatattttacaaaaactGACAACATTCAAACCAACATGATTGCTTTCCATCCATTCAATAACTGAGAGgacaataatataaaaatatgtaaaaattattctaGATTCATAATTACTAGATATGCCAACACCTATACAGCTAGTATaaatttaatgattaaaaaatatttttgtttccttaaaaacacGTAGTTCATTTACCATTCGGTATCAGACAGACACTGGCCACCCTGAAGTACCAAAGTCATGACAGGTAAAGCGGCCGTGTCTAGACTTTGGGTTTCTTGTTAGGTGGGTCCTGAAGACTAAACTTTGGAATTTCACCAGGAGTGTATGGAATCCTCTTGGAAGATACCTTTTTGCCAATTGTTTCAATCTGAAGAGGAAAAAGATCGAAGTATTAGTGACGGCACACGTACTTAGGAGCTCTATAgcgcagagagaagggaagacgACGAGGGAACCTTTTCAAGGTCGGAGTTGCGGAGAGAGCTCTGGCTCTTTATGTTTCTAGAATCAAGTGCTACCCCACTTGCTGTCTTGATTTTGTTAGGTTTAATAGCGTCTGGGTCTCGCTATGCAGCGCTGGCCTCCAACAAAGGATGCGTACTTTATAGTCACCTGCTCTCAATGGCACTTTCCCTTACTTAGTGACTccatttcctattttatttctgagatagGCATGAAGTACAGACAGGCCTGCAACTGCCTATGCAGCAGGAAAGGACCTGATAGAAgggtgctaccacacccagctggatttaaaaatcaaaaatcttACTAGGGAAAGTTAACTTTTCTCTAATTCAttctatgtatgtgagtgttttgtttgtacatgcacatatacatgtacccAGTGTGTGGGCCCGGTGCCCTGGAGGTTAGAGGTgattgtgaatcaccatgtggatgctggaaactgaacctgcgtcctttgcaagagcaaacCACAGAGCCGTTTCTCcagacttctgtttgtttgtttttagttttattttttgtgtatgtgacaGTTTCtgtgactgtcctgaaacttactctagaccaggctggcctcaaactcagggattcacctgtctctgccttcagagtgtgggcattaaaggtgtgccaaACCTTACCAAGctaattttaaatatctatccTTCTATGTGTGACTTAGAAATTAACATTTAAAGGGGCACACTCCTGAGTTTAAGTCACAACCCAGAAAAAACAGTCCTGTGGCCCACTCCctaaggaaggtgggaaggagggattTCCAAGAAGTTAACAAAGTTGCCAGCTGAGTGCTGAAGCCTAAGTGAGTGAGAGGTTAAAGAAACCAGACCCAGTATTGTTGGTGAGAGATCAGGCCTTCCTGGCgcctcccagctgctgctgaAGACAAGCACACACTCAGAGTGGTGCCATGCTGGCAACCCTCCTGCAGCAACCtttttctctacgtagccttggctgtcctggactccctttgtagaccaggctggccttgaactcacagtgatccacctgcctctgcctcctgagtgctgggattaaagacgtgcgccaccacgctcggcccaCAGCAACCATTTTTTAATCTTCCCTAACTTACTCTGCTAGTAGGCTCTACTCGGTGTCCATACTGCTCCAGGAAGTAGAAAGTAACAACTTGTTAGTACTAGACAGAACTGGTAGcgctgaggcagggggacacaAATGCACTGCTCTGGGCCAGCTCTGTTAGGTTTCCCAAGGATGAACTTGAATGAAAGAGGACTAGCTGAGAAGCCCAGTCTTCCTTCAGAGCTCTCACAGCGGAGACAGCGCTGAGTGAAAGGTACAGGGTGAACACCAGCTGTGAACCAGCTATTCTCACAAGGGTGAGTGTTGCTGCCACAGTGAAGCATTTCCTCAGGGGCTACCCACACTCAACCCCACCCCTCACTGTAGTGAGCTCTGAACAACAAGGAAACACCATGTAATCACAGTGTCTCTTCTTACTTGACCTTTATAGTATGAGGTGAGATGGGGCACATGCTATTTCTACAGGTTAGGCACTTGAAGCCTTTCTAGTAAAGGAGACCAACTTTATGTCACCAACAGGGAAGGAGTGAAACCATTACCAAAAAAATCTGGGACTTTCCAGAGAATGTACCTCTTGTCCTGGTTATCTTACTGCTAAATTAGAAAATAGAACAATTCTAAAACCCTGTACAATGGGTTTAAAAATTGACCAGGGCCAAACCAGgcgtggtgtcgcatgcctttaatcccagcactcgggagggagaggcaggtggattgctgtgagtttgaggccagcctggtctataaagtgagtccaggacagccaaggatacacagagaaaccctgtctcagaaaaagaagaagaagaagaagaagaagaggaggaggaagaggaagaggagaaaaaaacaaagccagcctggtctacaaagcgagtgagtacacagagaaaccctgtctcaaaaaaccaaaaggaaaaaaaattgaccagggccactgagatggctcagagggtgaaggTACTAGCACAAGCCTACAGCCTCTGGAACAGATAAAAGGAGagacctgacctccacacatgccccCACCCCAAATCATGAACACACAGAGtgataaatgaaataaagtaataatgactagaccaaaacaaacaaacaagccatgcTAGAACCCTGATGACCTGGAAGCCAATGGTCTGCAGTTCACTGTGGAGCCCGTCCAGGACACGTCGTCCATCGAAGATAAAGGCTGGCTTCAGCATTTTTTTATGAATCCGTTCATAATCCAGTTCCTGAACAGACATACAAATGAGTAACTAGAACACGCAGGTGGACACATATTCAACCTGTGCTCACACTGGAATGCCTGTACAATTTTTCTTAAAGTAATTTCTGAGACTTCACCTTAAACATGTCCCATTCAGTGCAGATGACAAGGGCGTGGGCGCCATCACACGCTTCATACGGGTCCTTGGAAATCGTCACCAGTCTGGACACTACAAAAGCAGCAACAATGAGAAACAGGTCGCCTGAAGCTATGTATTTTAACACTCTACAGTAGAGAGTGTCTGACAAGAGGGAACCATCTGTGGGAATGATGGAAGGGTGGGGACCAGGAGCACCCCAAACTGTCGTCACCAGCATCTCCTGGGACTCTCGGGCTTAGTGGAATACCACCATGCACTGTACCTGGG
This DNA window, taken from Acomys russatus chromosome 22, mAcoRus1.1, whole genome shotgun sequence, encodes the following:
- the Lias gene encoding lipoyl synthase, mitochondrial isoform X2; protein product: MSLRCGHAARSLGSRVFRRYLYGSLRAISSLPDKKKEFLHNGPDLQDFMSGDLADKSTWGEYKGNLKRQKGERCVRKPDVPTLASVGEEVNMPQPQPRSWNPKILVECLTPDFRGDLGSVEKVALSGLDVYAHNVETVPELQRKVRDARANFDQSLRVLKHAKEVQPDVVSKTSIMLGLGETDEQVHATMKALRAADVDCLTLGQYMQPTKRHLKVEEYVTPEKFKYWEKVGNELGFHYTASGPLVRSSYKAGEFFLKNLVAKRKTKASKT